The Anopheles maculipalpis chromosome 3RL, idAnoMacuDA_375_x, whole genome shotgun sequence genomic sequence ACGGGGAGATTTATAGTACAAAATGCATGCCATCAAGAAACAACATAGGGAGAACACCAGTTGGAGGAGAAGCCGGCTAAACATTGATATCATACCTAAATCGACTAACCTACCCAATGCCCGTCAGCTGCATCCTATCGACAATTTCTGTGCCAATTTGATGCATGCGATCCATTCTAACAATTTTTTCGTGTAAATTCAGGAGGGATAaatcaaaacgataaagtaCTACAAAACACATGCCTGTGCTATGATTACTCACCCTCTTCCGGAAACCAAAGTACGCTCCAACAAACGTAAGCGGAACGGAAACACCGAACCAAAGGGCAAGCAGCGCAATCAGAGTCGAAAAGGGAACGGCACCCGAACTTCCTTTGCTCCACAGTATCAAGTTCATCACGAAAAACAGCCCAAACACGACGCTGAAAAAGGCGAAACAAGTAGTTTAAACTCATTTAtaaattcgtttttaaaacaggaaaaagaCTAATTTAGCTTACTTACCCTGGGCACAACATGGAGGTCAGCAGCACATTGCTCTTCCATTTGATACCGCCAAAGCTCTTGTAGATGCGAGCCGAAACATAACCAGCCGGTGTGCCGAGTAGCACAAACAGTACCATAGCACACGTCATCAAAGCACCACGATTGGCCGGTGAAAGAAATCCGAGACACGCGAAAGCGAGCGTGACTAAAGTCATGCAAAACACTTGTATACCCGAGCCAAGGAATACGGACAGCAGCATGCCCTTGCGCGGTGGCCGAAACACGTCCCCGTGCACCAGCTTCCAGCCAAACTCTTCCTGTGCATCCTCACCGGAATCCATCTGATTATACCGTGCGATGTCCTTGTGCAGCGTTCGGAGCATTATCATCGCCACCATGCCGGACAGGAACAGTACGATTACGAGCGAGTTTAAAATGCTAAACCACTGGATATTGGTGTGCGGCATCGACTCGAGAATGTAATCCCACCGTGAGGACCACTTAATTTTGTTGTTCTGCGTAAAGTGTACCGAGTACGTGTAGACAATGTCCAGCGTTTGACCGTTCGGTAGTGCGCTGGATTGAATCTCGATCGGTTCCTTACTGTCGCAGTTCAGCTCGTTCGGGTCTTTGTGATTAATGGACGATGGAACCACCTTTACCGAGATGATACGCCCACCATTCTGCTTAAACGCGACACCCCACTCCTCGGTAGCACCGCTGTGGTACGTTATGGTCAGATCGACGTGGTTGAACGGATAATAATACCCGGCACGATTATAATTAGGATTGGTAATGCAGCCTTCTTCCCCGTCCGGATGTCGGCGTACGAGACATCCCATCGGGAATCCGGTACTGCAGTATTGGCGCTCGTTTTCCAACGGATAGCACCAGGTAACAGGCATGTTATCTACTATCCAATGGTGCTGATAGTTTAAACTCATACCCTTCTTCAACACCATCAACCGATGATCACTGTCCGGATCACCACCCTTGTAGTGTTTTACGCATGCTTTCGCACACTTCACGTCCTCGAGGAATTGAATTTTGTACGGCCCAGGTCGGATGCGTTCGCCAAACACTACCTGGCCGAGATTTTCTACCGGTGAGTTTGCTTCATCGATTGGACAAAAATCGAAGTGATGATACTCGTACGGAATTACCGATTCCTCCGTATTTAGTCGATTCACATACAATGTTACCTCGGACtggaaaaattcaataaaggGCCATtagcaaaggaaagaaaaaacattcttCTATCGTTCCTTCCCTTCTTACCTTGCACGATTTTTGCATCTCTGATTTGCGACAATAGTTCACCGGTGCCAACCCGGGAAGGTAGAAGGCTTCCACTGATGCCACCGTCATGAGGAGGCAAACAATTGGAAGGAAACCGACGGCAACGGTTCCCCTCATTCTGCTGCTGACAGAACTGTGTCTCGTCATAatgtttttttggtgttgttacTTCGATATCGCTGCACCGGATGCAGCGCACACACTCAaattcactcacacacagccaGACACAGTTCTACGCACTGCCTGCTCGGCCCACTAGGAATGTCTTTACTGgagatgtgttgtttttttcacttttctatCTCGAATCGCTTTCGTACCGGTCGTACCGCTTCTTGCGCCACACAGTTACAGAACGTATCGTCCCGCGCGGCACACAATTCTTTCCACACTGTATCGCCACAGCCCATCAGATTCTTCCGGTAGCGATGTGCTAAGCccgaaataaaagcaaataacaAACAGATTAGTCAGAAAATTGTAATAATATGCACtattcttttttacttttttgcgaTGACGACAACTTCGTCTTCGCCGCTGTTtgctgtagtagtagtagtagcagcagtagaagGTGCCAACTAAGAACTGAGCTCGTAGCAACTTAACAAAACCTTTCCCGGAGTACTTTTGCATGCAGATTTCACTAACTCACCTTCATTTGTCACACAATCATCTGCATTCTGCTGAGTTGAATCGTTTTTCGCACTGAATTATTGGTGAAACGTAAACGAAAAAGATAAACTTTTGCTGACCCGATGTATTGTTGGCCAAACTGTGCAAAGTGTGTGAAGAGCAGGTCGGTTCATAATGCCTTTTATATACGAATGTGACAGTTCACACTCAGCCGTCGATAAAAATgttcaataatttttattcgaaCAGAGCAAAGCCAGACTAGATAATTACATAGAAAAAACATCTTAGATCAGACATGTactgattttatttgttgttgcttgttgcATGTTTCATACCACGCGtaataattaatattattcTTGCTTACTCGGAGAATTTCCTTGTGCAGAATGATCCAGCCTCTTGGAAACACTTCTGTTCCTGTCAAATATGATGGGGCATGTTCAGAGTTTACTCTTTGTAGGTTGAAATCAATtgaaatgtataaaataaaacacatttcttAATTATGTTGtcttaaattgaaataaaaataattattatgtcACATAAAATACCTTTTCTGTATTcaattcaaaagaaaaattaaaaaaaaagacatttaaACGCATCTTCCCGGAGCACGTACGACGACCGTTTCCGTGACATCAGAAAAGTACGCAGCCAAAAGTGCCAGTGACAGAATAGCAACTTCCGCTTGTTGACATTCAACCtatctctttctttttgtccCCGTCCGATTGCGGAGAGTGCACACATTTTGTGCCAGGTTTTAAAAGCTGCAAAAGATCGGATAATTTCCCTCTAAAATGGTTAGTTTTTGGTGTAAAGTGATTGGCACAGTTTCTGCAGCATGCACATCATTAATTTAGTTTCGCACGACGAGACTTTCTTGGGTTTTTGACGATATGTTGACTAGTGCTTCGTAGTGCAAGCGGCGGTGGGTCTCTGCCTTGACAACGTAGTGGCAAAACCCGGCCTTGTTTGCGTTTTGCGGATTAAGTGATGTTCATGCGAATTGCTGTTGCCGTTTATGCAGATTTTACTGCGGTTTATGTGAACCTCTGATGATAATGTTCCGCTGTTTGATACATTTTAGGCCAAGCGTACCAGAAAGGTTGGAATCGTCGGTAAATACGGTACCCGTTATGGTGCTTCGCTGCGTAAGAtggtgaaaaaaatggaaatcacCCAGCACGCCAAGTACACCTGCACGTTCTGTGGC encodes the following:
- the LOC126564253 gene encoding transmembrane 9 superfamily member 2; translated protein: MTRHSSVSSRMRGTVAVGFLPIVCLLMTVASVEAFYLPGLAPVNYCRKSEMQKSCKSEVTLYVNRLNTEESVIPYEYHHFDFCPIDEANSPVENLGQVVFGERIRPGPYKIQFLEDVKCAKACVKHYKGGDPDSDHRLMVLKKGMSLNYQHHWIVDNMPVTWCYPLENERQYCSTGFPMGCLVRRHPDGEEGCITNPNYNRAGYYYPFNHVDLTITYHSGATEEWGVAFKQNGGRIISVKVVPSSINHKDPNELNCDSKEPIEIQSSALPNGQTLDIVYTYSVHFTQNNKIKWSSRWDYILESMPHTNIQWFSILNSLVIVLFLSGMVAMIMLRTLHKDIARYNQMDSGEDAQEEFGWKLVHGDVFRPPRKGMLLSVFLGSGIQVFCMTLVTLAFACLGFLSPANRGALMTCAMVLFVLLGTPAGYVSARIYKSFGGIKWKSNVLLTSMLCPGVVFGLFFVMNLILWSKGSSGAVPFSTLIALLALWFGVSVPLTFVGAYFGFRKRSLEHPVRTNQIPRQIPDQSIYTQPIPGIIMGGVLPFGCIFIQLFFILNSLWSSQMYYMFGFLFLVFLILVITCSETTILLCYFHLCAEDYHWWWRSFLTSGFTAVYLFVYCCHYFATKLQIEDAASTFLYFGYTLIMVFLFFLLTGSIGFFACFWFIRKIYSVVKVD